In Paenibacillus sp. J23TS9, a single genomic region encodes these proteins:
- a CDS encoding sugar ABC transporter permease yields MVLPAALLVFVFSYVPMSGIIMAFQDYKAPLGITGSPFVGLKHFQYMFENDYFMKITWNTVLFACSKIVLNLIIPFTFALLLNEVRHMGFKRSIQTLVYLPHFLSWVTLGGILIDLLAQTGIVNQFLTYLFGVKPIFFLGDGTWFRLTIIFSDVWKEFGFNTIIFLAALAGINPSLYEAAEVDGASRIKQTMYITIPSLVPILIVVATLALGNVLNANFDQIFNLYSPMIYQQGDIIDTFVYREGLLSGQFSFATAVSLFKSVISLILIVISYRLAYRFAGYRIF; encoded by the coding sequence ATGGTACTGCCGGCTGCGCTGCTGGTTTTCGTTTTTTCCTATGTGCCCATGTCCGGCATTATTATGGCATTTCAGGATTATAAGGCTCCGCTCGGCATTACCGGATCCCCGTTTGTCGGCCTTAAACATTTTCAGTACATGTTCGAGAATGATTATTTCATGAAAATTACTTGGAATACCGTCCTGTTCGCTTGTTCCAAAATCGTGCTGAATCTAATTATCCCTTTCACATTCGCCTTGCTCTTAAACGAGGTCAGACACATGGGATTCAAAAGATCCATCCAGACCCTCGTATACCTGCCCCACTTTCTTTCATGGGTAACTCTCGGGGGAATCCTGATCGATTTGCTCGCCCAAACCGGTATCGTGAACCAATTTCTAACGTATTTGTTTGGCGTCAAACCGATCTTCTTCCTGGGTGATGGTACCTGGTTCCGGCTTACCATAATTTTCAGTGATGTCTGGAAGGAATTCGGATTTAACACCATCATCTTCCTCGCCGCGCTGGCCGGTATTAATCCTTCGCTATATGAAGCAGCCGAAGTCGACGGGGCAAGCCGAATCAAGCAAACGATGTATATTACGATTCCTTCGCTTGTGCCGATTCTCATCGTGGTCGCCACACTGGCACTGGGCAATGTGCTTAACGCGAATTTCGACCAAATCTTCAACCTGTACAGCCCGATGATCTATCAGCAAGGCGACATCATCGATACCTTCGTATATCGGGAAGGGCTTCTGAGTGGACAATTCAGCTTCGCGACAGCTGTCAGCCTGTTCAAATCCGTAATCAGCTTAATCCTGATCGTTATCTCTTACCGTCTGGCGTACAGATTCGCAGGCTACCGGATTTTCTAA
- a CDS encoding carbohydrate ABC transporter permease has translation MYHKTLPYRIFSIFNYVLLAVISIACLLPLFHLLMVSLSSTASANAGLVTFWPIGFTVEAYTKTFNNINFLTSLWVSVKRTVIGTALGLLVNALAAYALSKDNHVFRGRNSYLWYFVITMLFSGGLIPSYILILKLGLMNHLLALILPGLVAVYNLILLLNFFRTVPKELEEAAFIDGAGYLRSFVSIFLPVSMPVIATIALFTMVGHWNSYFDGLIYIKNAENLPLASLMQTIIVQGNTTSFDPAVIANMSQRTLRASQIFIGALPILIAYPFLQRFFVKGIVIGAVKE, from the coding sequence ATGTATCACAAAACGCTGCCTTACCGGATATTCAGCATATTTAATTACGTCCTGCTCGCGGTCATATCCATCGCCTGCCTGCTGCCGCTTTTCCATTTGTTGATGGTTTCCCTGAGCTCGACAGCTTCTGCCAATGCCGGTCTGGTTACATTCTGGCCCATCGGCTTTACGGTTGAGGCATATACCAAGACATTTAATAACATCAACTTTTTAACTTCGCTATGGGTATCTGTTAAACGGACCGTCATCGGAACAGCACTGGGCTTGCTCGTGAACGCTCTGGCCGCCTATGCGCTTTCGAAGGATAACCATGTGTTCCGCGGAAGGAACTCCTATCTCTGGTATTTCGTCATCACCATGCTGTTCAGCGGCGGTCTCATTCCGAGCTATATCTTAATTTTGAAGCTTGGTCTAATGAACCACCTGCTCGCGCTCATCCTTCCAGGTCTGGTAGCCGTGTACAATCTGATTTTGCTGTTGAATTTCTTCCGTACCGTGCCCAAAGAGCTTGAAGAAGCCGCCTTTATCGATGGTGCAGGTTATCTCCGGAGTTTCGTATCCATCTTTTTGCCGGTATCCATGCCTGTTATTGCGACTATTGCTTTGTTTACCATGGTGGGGCACTGGAACTCGTATTTTGATGGACTGATTTATATTAAAAACGCCGAGAATCTCCCGCTTGCCAGCCTGATGCAAACCATTATTGTACAGGGGAACACAACGAGCTTCGATCCGGCTGTCATCGCCAATATGTCGCAACGGACGCTTCGAGCCTCACAAATTTTCATTGGTGCGCTGCCCATCCTTATCGCATATCCTTTCCTGCAGCGCTTCTTCGTGAAAGGTATTGTCATCGGAGCGGTTAAGGAATAA
- a CDS encoding acyltransferase — MSKPRIEEWTQLRGLAFLAIVMQHSIAEYIYRTDIEPADSIMLTMIYHLTRFGTPTFVFLSAVLLFYNYGEKFHYVRFIRKRLGDVYVPFLLWTLIYWLYVRIFTPSFWQKGGQEWSTLLHELIVPQTGYQLWFIIMIIQFYIFFPVMAVVFRVVRSRLEPLNEQSRNRSVFAIIAGTGVFYMVLLYLSYHQMGNWSEKLGSPWSDLVQYRSYSFLMYGFYFVIGAVCAASIGKWRTWCTRLLPWSGLVFLGMYIRLGYDVLRGSGEVVNLNISTYLKPSTFIIIVAQMLLLYGLLIMMQGRNKMFLRLLAWIGKYSFGGYLVHALIIYVIAYFTRPMALEGSHVSFTLLTFILTVLAALGISYTLSHMPGSRWTVGVRRRSSHRGALKDSDFRTEAPALLNANTGQFTQSQ; from the coding sequence ATGAGCAAACCGCGTATCGAAGAGTGGACGCAGTTGAGGGGGCTTGCTTTTCTGGCTATTGTGATGCAGCACTCTATCGCTGAATACATTTACAGAACCGATATTGAGCCAGCCGACTCCATTATGCTGACGATGATTTATCATTTGACCCGCTTTGGAACCCCGACATTTGTCTTTTTGTCTGCTGTACTACTGTTTTATAACTATGGTGAGAAATTTCATTATGTCCGATTTATCCGGAAGAGGCTAGGAGATGTCTATGTTCCTTTTCTGCTCTGGACGCTGATCTACTGGCTGTACGTCCGCATATTTACACCATCATTCTGGCAGAAGGGCGGGCAGGAGTGGAGCACATTACTGCATGAGCTGATCGTCCCGCAAACCGGTTATCAATTATGGTTTATTATCATGATCATTCAATTCTATATTTTCTTCCCGGTGATGGCTGTCGTTTTCCGGGTGGTCCGCAGCCGGCTTGAACCGCTGAATGAGCAAAGCCGCAATCGGAGTGTCTTCGCGATCATAGCAGGCACGGGTGTGTTTTATATGGTTTTGCTATATCTTTCTTATCATCAAATGGGCAACTGGAGTGAAAAACTTGGCAGTCCGTGGTCGGATTTGGTCCAATATCGCAGCTATTCATTTCTCATGTATGGATTCTATTTTGTGATCGGTGCGGTATGCGCTGCAAGCATAGGGAAGTGGCGTACCTGGTGTACAAGGCTGCTGCCATGGAGCGGGCTTGTCTTTCTGGGGATGTACATCCGGCTAGGGTATGATGTCCTGCGGGGGTCGGGAGAGGTTGTAAACCTGAATATTTCCACATACCTGAAGCCTTCAACCTTTATTATTATTGTGGCACAGATGCTGCTGTTATATGGACTCTTGATTATGATGCAAGGGCGCAATAAAATGTTTTTACGTTTGCTTGCTTGGATCGGAAAATATTCATTCGGGGGTTATCTTGTACATGCCCTGATTATTTATGTCATCGCGTATTTTACCCGGCCTATGGCACTTGAGGGCAGTCATGTTTCATTCACACTGCTGACCTTTATCTTAACCGTTCTTGCCGCGCTTGGAATAAGCTATACGCTGTCCCATATGCCTGGTTCCCGGTGGACAGTAGGGGTGAGACGCCGGAGTTCGCACCGCGGAGCTTTGAAGGATTCTGATTTCCGGACTGAAGCACCGGCCCTCCTGAATGCCAATACAGGACAGTTTACGCAATCCCAATAA
- a CDS encoding LuxR C-terminal-related transcriptional regulator translates to MLSKIKQAQGNLIEAESMLQQAIIHTKTLHSPHWQLLLEACLVRVRLSQNNTDAALQWVEHRHIQVTDKTSIAREYEHLTLVRLFIFQKSTEDAIRLLNRLEKDASRADRLGSLIEILLLLALAYQEEGKHVSAVESLEKALHLASTEDYVRIFLDEGESLFVLLSQYLKQYSNRSDVASSYAKQLLPLFIDYKGKENCESITAEAADAVSLTNREKEILRQIAGGYSNDDIARSLFLSVGTVKGYTYNLYQKLRVKNRVQAVSKALEMNLL, encoded by the coding sequence TTGCTGTCAAAAATAAAGCAGGCTCAAGGAAATCTCATTGAGGCTGAGAGTATGCTTCAACAAGCCATTATACATACCAAGACGCTGCATTCACCCCATTGGCAGCTGTTATTGGAAGCATGTCTTGTCCGAGTCCGGCTGTCTCAAAACAATACTGATGCTGCGTTACAGTGGGTGGAGCATCGTCATATTCAAGTGACAGATAAAACGAGCATTGCCAGGGAATATGAACATTTGACCTTGGTACGCCTATTCATTTTCCAAAAATCAACGGAGGATGCTATCCGGTTGTTAAACCGGTTAGAAAAAGACGCAAGTCGGGCGGATCGCCTGGGCAGTCTGATCGAAATTCTTCTATTATTGGCACTAGCCTACCAGGAAGAGGGAAAGCATGTAAGTGCTGTTGAGTCGTTAGAGAAAGCACTTCATTTAGCGTCAACGGAAGACTATGTCCGGATCTTTCTGGATGAAGGAGAGTCACTTTTCGTTCTTCTATCCCAATATTTGAAACAGTACTCGAATCGGAGCGACGTCGCATCCTCTTATGCGAAGCAATTGCTGCCATTATTCATTGACTATAAGGGTAAAGAAAATTGTGAATCCATCACAGCAGAGGCAGCCGATGCGGTCTCTCTAACCAATAGGGAAAAGGAAATCTTGAGACAAATCGCTGGTGGATATTCTAACGATGATATTGCCCGCAGTTTGTTTCTTTCGGTAGGAACAGTCAAAGGGTATACCTACAACTTATATCAAAAGCTTAGAGTTAAAAACCGGGTGCAAGCAGTCTCTAAGGCCTTGGAAATGAACTTATTGTAG